A genomic stretch from Solanum stenotomum isolate F172 chromosome 8, ASM1918654v1, whole genome shotgun sequence includes:
- the LOC125873338 gene encoding transcription factor MYB1R1, translating into MSSVYSDKSSSTPAVTAGGFGGEIMLFGVRVKVDPMRKSVSLNDLSQYEQPNANNNNNGGDNNESSKVAQDEGYASADDAVQHQSNSGRERKRGVPWTEEEHKLFLLGLQKVGKGDWRGISRNFVKTRTPTQVASHAQKYFLRRSNLNRRRRRSSLFDITTDSVSIMPIEEVENKQEIPVLAPATLPTTKTNAFPVAPAVGPIIFPVQIDKSRENPTLLRHDHGNSPMLVPMFSMPNPSTAIDLNANHNSTIEPSSLSLRLSLSLDQGRASSTRHSVMSSFSNGESIIRVA; encoded by the exons ATGTCGAGCGTTTACAGCGATAAGTCGTCGTCGACGCCGGCAGTTACCGCCGGCGGTTTTGGAGGAGAAATCATGTTGTTTGGTGTGAGAGTAAAAGTGGATCCTATGAGGAAGAGCGTGAGTCTAAACGATCTTTCACAGTACGAGCAACCGAATgctaacaacaacaacaacggcGGTGATAACAATGAATCCTCTAAAGTGGCTCAGGATGAAGGTTATGCCTCTGCAGATGACGCTGTTCAACATCAGTCCAACAGTGGTCGCGAGCGTAAGAGAG GAGTTCCGTGGACAGAGGAAGAGCATAAGTTATTCCTTTTAGGATTGCAGAAAGTGGGAAAAGGAGACTGGAGAGGAATCTCTCGTAACTTCGTAAAGACTCGCACACCGACTCAGGTTGCAAGTCATGCTCAGAAATACTTCCTCCGGCGAAGCAACCTCAACCGTCGCCGCCGTCGATCTAGCCTCTTTGATATCACCACTGACTcg GTATCAATAATGCCAATAGAAGAGGTGGAAAATAAGCAAGAAATCCCAGTTCTAGCACCAGCAACATTACCAACTACCAAAACCAATGCATTTCCGGTGGCACCAGCTGTTGGTCCTATCATATTTCCAGTACAGATTGACAAGTCAAGAGAGAATCCAACTCTGTTGCGACATGATCATGGGAATTCACCGATGCTAGTTCCTATGTTTTCAATGCCTAATCCATCAACAGCAATTGACCTTAACGCCAACCACAACTCAACAATTGAGCCATCGTCTTTGTCACTGAGATTATCATTGTCACTTGATCAGGGACGAGCATCATCTACTAGACACTCAGTGATGTCAAGTTTCAGTAATGGAGAAAGCATCATCCGTGTGGCATGA
- the LOC125873334 gene encoding serine/threonine-protein kinase AtPK2/AtPK19-like, translating to MAFAAQQKKAMHSMLANKLTHLKIPDSSSSSPPSTDPDFDFSDVFGAPTSSSSPSSSSSFLTDPQIIHSRSHSFVGPSPRITLSKPLPFHQEVDSESESDSDKVNTHVGTHQTECTDGVEEISGDEGLAVTKFGPGDFEILRMIGKGSFGKVFQVKMKGYGGEGEGDGILAMKVMRKDTVIKNKHVDYMRAERDILTKVEHPFIVQLRYSFQTKSKLYLILDFINGGHLFYHLYRQGIFSEDQARIYAAEIVSAVSHLHQRGIVHRDLKPENILMDGDGHVMLTDFGLAKEIDESSRSNSMCGTMEYMAPEIIQSKGHNKDADWWSVGVLLYEMLTGQPPFTHANRKKLQEKIISEKLKLLPRLTGEAHSLLKGLLQKDPSKRLGSGPRGGDEIKSHKWFRTINWKKLDARELQPKFKPDVIGRDCTANFDKCWTTMPPDDSPASTPTTGEHFQGYTYVAPNPWLSSS from the exons ATGGCCTTTGCAGCTCAGCAGAAGAAGGCTATGCATTCCATGTTAGCAAACAAGCTGACCCATCTCAAAATCCCTGActcttcttcatcatctccTCCTTCTACTGATCCAGACTTTGATTTTTCTGATGTTTTTGGTGCTCCTACCTCTTCTTCATCTCCTTCATCTTCTTCCAGTTTTCTAACTGACCCACAAATCATTCATAGTAGGTCCCACTCTTTTGTGGGTCCATCTCCAAGGATCACTCTCTCAAAGCCTCTGCCTTTTCACCAAGAAGTTGATTCTGAGAGTGAAAGTGATAGTGATAAAGTTAATACTCATGTAGGTACTCACCAAACTGAATGTACTGATGGGGTTGAAGAGATTAGTGGAGATGAGGGCTTAGCTGTAACAAAATTTGGGCCAGGGGATTTTGAGATCTTGAGGATGATTGGAAAAGGTTCTTTTGGGAAGGTTTTTCAGGTGAAGATGAAGGGGTATGGTGGTGAGGGTGAGGGTGATGGGATATTAGCAATGAAAGTAATGAGGAAGGACACGGTAATCAAGAATAAGCATGTGGATTATATGAGAGCTGAGAGGGATATTCTCACTAAAGTTGAGCACCCTTTTATTGTTCAGCTTAGATACTCATTTCAG ACGAAGTCTAAGCTGTATTTGATTTTGGATTTTATAAATGGAGGACATCTTTTCTATCATCTATACCGACAAGGGATTTTCAG TGAGGACCAGGCAAGGATTTATGCTGCTGAGATAGTTTCTGCTGTTTCACATCTTCACCAGAGAGGGATCGTGCATCGAGATCTCAAACCTGAAAATATTCTCATGGATGGTGATGGACAT GTCATGCTGACAGATTTTGGACTGGCAAAAGAGATTGATGAATCAAGCAGATCTAATTCAATGTGTGGAACCATGGAATACATGGCTCCGGAGATTATACAGTCCAAGGGCCACAATAAAGATGCTGACTGGTGGAGCGTTGGGGTACTTCTGTATGAGATGCTGACTGGTCAG CCACCTTTCACCCATGCAAATAGAAAGAAGCTTCAGGAAAAGATCATCAGCGAGAAACTGAAACTTCTACCACGTCTGACTGGTGAAGCTCACTCTCTGCTCAAAGGA TTGCTACAGAAGGACCCATCCAAAAGATTAGGCAGTGGACCAAGAGGAGGGGATGAGATCAAAAGTCACAAGTGGTTCCGCACAATCaattggaagaaacttgatgccaGAGAACTACAGCCTAAGTTCAAACCAGATGTAATTGGCAGAGATTGCACTGCCAATTTCGACAAATGTTGGACTACGATGCCACCGGATGACTCACCAGCATCTACTCCGACAACAGGCGAACACTTTCAAGGTTACACTTATGTAGCACCAAATCCTTGGCTCTCCTCTAGTTGA